A single Bacillota bacterium DNA region contains:
- a CDS encoding zinc ribbon domain-containing protein yields the protein MPTYSYECENCGHFEAWQKITEKAYEKCPQCGGVVRRMIGRNIGVIFKGTGFYTTDYGPSSRSVGASANSSNNGVSTPTPPADESLYS from the coding sequence ATGCCAACCTACAGCTATGAATGCGAAAACTGCGGCCACTTTGAGGCCTGGCAGAAAATAACAGAAAAAGCCTATGAGAAGTGCCCTCAGTGTGGTGGTGTAGTTCGCCGAATGATTGGACGCAATATAGGTGTGATTTTCAAAGGGACAGGCTTTTATACGACTGATTATGGTCCGTCATCCAGGTCGGTGGGTGCTTCTGCTAACAGTTCCAATAATGGTGTTTCTACGCCTACTCCCCCAGCGGATGAGAGTCTGTACAGCTAA
- a CDS encoding glutaconyl-CoA decarboxylase subunit alpha codes for MDRKQTPLRPYFEKMPDIGKPLTDSEKRRKAANVAAVMEEMAKVAAAIEKVKNAGSSVDDIHKKGKMTVFERIEYLVDPGTWCPLHTLYDPAFNDEGTTGVIDGLAKISGRWAVVIGFDNKVIAGAWIAGQIENILRVTDMAKILNVPLVWVLECSGVKLMEQEKVYPNRRGGGTTFFRHSELNIKGTPILNAIFGTNPAGGGYHGISPTILIAHKDANIAVGGAGIVGGMNPKGYFDLEAAEALINATRNLRAKPPGRVEIHFDETAFFREVYDEETGVLDAIKDWMKAIPAYEPRFFRVAAPAEPKFPAEDLNYIVEMNQKRPYDSIEVLARLVDNSEFLEYRPDYGPEVYTGLAKIDGFLVGVIGNRNGVFPGYPSYLPEGTAGVGGKHYRQGLIKQNEFVTLCGRDNIPIIWIQDTTGIDVGDNAEKAELLGLGQALIFSIEKTTIPHMCIVLRKGTAAAHYIMGGPPANENNVFTLGTPATEIYVMHGETAAAATYSRRLVKDKDAGKDLDPTIQKMNEMVQMYYDKSRPVFCAQMGLVDEVVAFTDLRKYCVAFVGAAYQNPKSITPVHQMILPRSIYGHIEHVNEYLKNQKG; via the coding sequence ATGGATAGAAAACAAACTCCGTTGAGACCATATTTTGAAAAAATGCCTGACATCGGTAAGCCGCTGACTGACAGTGAAAAGAGACGGAAAGCGGCCAACGTGGCGGCAGTTATGGAAGAAATGGCCAAGGTTGCCGCAGCAATAGAAAAAGTTAAGAATGCAGGCAGCAGTGTGGACGACATCCACAAGAAGGGAAAAATGACGGTCTTCGAACGGATCGAGTATCTGGTTGATCCGGGGACCTGGTGCCCACTACATACCCTATATGATCCCGCCTTTAATGATGAAGGCACCACTGGTGTGATTGATGGTTTGGCCAAAATCAGTGGCCGCTGGGCCGTGGTAATCGGCTTTGACAATAAGGTTATCGCTGGGGCCTGGATCGCTGGTCAGATCGAGAATATTCTCCGTGTGACCGATATGGCGAAAATCCTCAATGTGCCACTGGTTTGGGTTCTGGAGTGTAGCGGTGTGAAGCTAATGGAACAGGAGAAGGTTTACCCGAACCGCCGTGGTGGTGGGACCACCTTCTTCCGTCATTCTGAACTGAATATTAAAGGGACACCCATCCTAAACGCGATCTTTGGCACTAACCCAGCGGGCGGTGGCTACCACGGAATCAGTCCGACCATCCTCATCGCCCATAAGGACGCTAACATCGCTGTTGGTGGTGCTGGGATCGTAGGCGGTATGAACCCAAAGGGCTACTTTGACCTGGAGGCGGCCGAAGCGTTGATTAACGCGACCCGGAACCTACGGGCGAAACCGCCAGGACGGGTGGAGATTCATTTTGATGAAACAGCCTTCTTCCGTGAAGTTTATGATGAAGAGACTGGCGTGCTGGATGCGATTAAAGACTGGATGAAAGCCATTCCAGCTTACGAACCGCGCTTTTTCCGCGTAGCGGCCCCGGCCGAGCCGAAGTTCCCCGCGGAAGACCTCAACTATATCGTGGAAATGAACCAGAAGCGGCCGTATGATTCGATCGAAGTCCTGGCCCGCCTGGTGGATAACAGTGAGTTCCTGGAGTACCGTCCTGATTATGGTCCAGAAGTTTATACTGGACTGGCCAAGATCGATGGTTTCCTGGTAGGGGTGATCGGGAACCGGAACGGAGTTTTTCCAGGTTATCCTTCATACTTACCTGAAGGCACCGCCGGTGTCGGTGGCAAACACTACCGCCAGGGCTTGATTAAACAAAATGAATTCGTGACCCTGTGCGGCCGTGACAACATCCCGATTATCTGGATTCAGGACACCACTGGTATCGATGTTGGTGACAACGCGGAAAAAGCTGAATTGCTTGGTTTAGGTCAGGCTTTGATCTTTTCTATTGAAAAGACTACGATCCCGCATATGTGTATCGTTCTACGTAAAGGGACTGCGGCTGCTCACTACATCATGGGTGGACCACCGGCCAACGAGAACAACGTCTTTACCCTGGGAACGCCGGCGACTGAAATTTACGTCATGCACGGGGAAACTGCGGCTGCCGCAACGTATTCCCGCCGTTTGGTGAAGGATAAGGATGCGGGTAAGGATCTTGATCCGACGATTCAGAAAATGAATGAAATGGTTCAGATGTACTATGATAAATCAAGACCTGTCTTCTGTGCCCAAATGGGTCTGGTGGACGAAGTTGTAGCCTTTACCGACTTAAGAAAATACTGTGTGGCCTTCGTGGGGGCAGCTTACCAGAATCCGAAATCCATAACGCCGGTTCACCAAATGATTCTGCCCAGAAGCATCTATGGGCACATTGAACATGTAAATGAATATCTAAAAAATCAAAAAGGCTAA
- a CDS encoding acyl-CoA dehydrogenase — protein sequence MRFELTEEQKMVVEMARDFAEKEIAPTVEYDDEHHLYRPEITKKMAELGLLGFAIKEEYGGNGMGFMEGVLAFEEISAVHAAWRLPLNMQAWGPAYTIQRYGTEKQKQEFIEKFVTAEYTGSFAITEPNSGSDVVSMNTTAVDKGDYFELNGQKMWISNGHVTDWGLVYAMTDKAARYKGMTCFLVNYKWEGVTANPIHTKFGLHAAPTSEVVFENVKVPKEYVLGQVGQGFPICMWQLNNTRLGCALAGVGIALASLRASIQYANERTQFGKKIGAYQLIQEQIVEIHLLHHAARMACLEAGYLKDHNLPNQLQTSTAKLAAAHAAVTGANLCMKIHGSYGYSTEYPCGRLLRDAKSMEILEGTSNIQTGIIAGILLGDAPNRSTNDV from the coding sequence GTGCGATTTGAATTAACCGAAGAGCAAAAAATGGTCGTGGAGATGGCGAGAGATTTTGCGGAAAAGGAAATCGCGCCAACTGTTGAGTACGATGATGAGCATCACCTGTATCGTCCAGAAATAACCAAAAAAATGGCGGAGCTTGGTCTGCTTGGCTTCGCGATTAAGGAAGAGTACGGCGGAAATGGCATGGGCTTTATGGAAGGTGTTTTGGCTTTCGAAGAAATCTCTGCTGTTCACGCTGCCTGGCGGTTACCGTTGAACATGCAAGCCTGGGGCCCAGCTTACACCATTCAAAGATATGGTACTGAAAAGCAAAAGCAGGAATTTATCGAGAAGTTTGTTACCGCTGAATATACCGGTAGCTTCGCCATCACTGAGCCAAACTCCGGTTCTGATGTGGTCAGCATGAATACTACTGCGGTTGATAAGGGTGACTACTTTGAACTGAATGGTCAGAAGATGTGGATCTCTAATGGTCATGTGACTGACTGGGGTCTTGTTTATGCGATGACCGATAAGGCTGCCCGGTATAAAGGGATGACCTGTTTCCTGGTTAACTATAAGTGGGAAGGTGTTACCGCTAACCCGATCCACACCAAGTTTGGCTTGCACGCGGCTCCAACTTCTGAGGTTGTTTTCGAAAACGTGAAGGTGCCAAAAGAATATGTTCTGGGTCAAGTTGGCCAAGGTTTCCCGATCTGCATGTGGCAGTTGAACAACACCCGTTTGGGTTGCGCCCTCGCTGGTGTGGGAATCGCGCTTGCTTCGCTGCGTGCTTCGATCCAGTACGCCAATGAGCGGACCCAGTTTGGTAAGAAGATCGGCGCTTACCAATTGATCCAGGAGCAAATTGTGGAAATTCACCTGCTCCACCACGCGGCCCGGATGGCCTGCCTGGAGGCCGGTTACCTAAAAGACCATAACCTGCCGAACCAGTTGCAGACCTCGACGGCGAAGTTGGCTGCAGCCCATGCGGCAGTTACCGGTGCCAACCTCTGCATGAAGATTCACGGTTCCTACGGTTACTCCACCGAGTATCCGTGCGGCCGACTGCTGCGCGACGCCAAGTCTATGGAAATCCTGGAGGGTACCAGCAACATTCAAACCGGAATCATTGCCGGCATTTTGCTCGGCGATGCGCCGAACCGCTCCACCAACGACGTGTAG
- a CDS encoding biotin/lipoyl-binding carrier protein has protein sequence MAEITAPMVGKIVDIMIKPGDAVKEDDEVIILESMKMENPIYAPASGTVKDIKCKVGDVVNQGDVLAIIE, from the coding sequence GTGGCAGAAATTACTGCACCAATGGTTGGTAAAATCGTCGACATCATGATCAAGCCTGGCGATGCCGTGAAGGAAGACGATGAAGTAATTATCCTCGAGTCCATGAAAATGGAAAACCCGATCTACGCTCCGGCCAGTGGTACTGTTAAGGACATCAAATGCAAAGTAGGAGACGTTGTTAATCAGGGAGACGTTCTGGCCATAATCGAGTAA